From Streptomyces sp. 6-11-2, one genomic window encodes:
- a CDS encoding acyl-CoA dehydrogenase family protein — MSYRTALSHAMSSVIEPGAERVRRHGVFPRASVAALGHSGLLALTVSAELGGQGLGLAEASEVVAEVSRVCPATGAVLRSHYAAVAVIEAHGIHWVRRKIATGHHLSTLALAEAVESGERGAPPGPPSTATRTGDVVALRARKYNVVGAGEADSYVWSSRPADGRDGLTLWLVPADAPGLFVPARPDGEGPRGSASSTVRADPVLVPAGAMLGPSGGGIGTVLGAVLPWLAALPAPGAAAARPVAAEVRAQPPAQGVSWGLERHAP; from the coding sequence ATGTCGTACCGCACCGCTCTCTCCCACGCCATGAGCAGCGTCATCGAGCCCGGGGCCGAACGGGTCCGCAGGCACGGCGTGTTCCCCCGGGCCTCGGTCGCCGCACTGGGGCACTCCGGACTGCTGGCGCTCACCGTCTCCGCCGAACTCGGCGGCCAGGGGCTCGGCCTGGCGGAGGCCTCCGAGGTGGTGGCCGAGGTGTCGCGGGTCTGCCCGGCCACCGGTGCCGTGCTCAGGTCCCACTACGCCGCCGTCGCGGTCATCGAGGCCCACGGCATCCACTGGGTGCGCCGGAAGATCGCCACCGGGCACCACCTGAGCACCCTCGCCCTGGCGGAGGCCGTCGAGTCCGGTGAGCGCGGCGCGCCTCCCGGTCCGCCCTCGACGGCGACACGCACGGGGGACGTGGTAGCACTGCGCGCCCGGAAGTACAACGTGGTCGGGGCGGGGGAGGCCGACAGTTACGTGTGGTCCTCCCGGCCGGCCGACGGGCGCGACGGGCTGACGCTCTGGCTGGTGCCGGCCGACGCCCCAGGGCTGTTCGTGCCCGCACGGCCGGACGGGGAGGGCCCGCGCGGCAGCGCGTCGTCCACCGTCCGCGCCGACCCCGTCCTGGTGCCGGCGGGCGCGATGCTCGGGCCGAGCGGCGGTGGGATCGGCACCGTGCTGGGCGCGGTGCTGCCGTGGCTGGCAGCCCTGCCGGCCCCGGGTGCGGCGGCCGCCCGGCCGGTCGCGGCCGAGGTGCGCGCGCAGCCGCCGGCTCAGGGTGTCTCGTGGGGCCTGGAACGGCACGCTCCATGA
- a CDS encoding formate dehydrogenase subunit gamma, translating to MSDVPVRAAISAIVAAHRGQRGALLPILHAIQSELGHVPQECVAQLADELNLSRADVHGVVSFYHDFRREPAGRTTVRICRAEACQALGADALVACARDRVGLAPGETAADGSVTVEQVFCLGNCALGPSIQVNDALHGRVSVDRLRSILDEAVSP from the coding sequence GTGAGTGACGTACCGGTGCGAGCCGCGATCAGCGCGATCGTGGCCGCCCATCGCGGCCAACGCGGCGCGCTGCTGCCGATACTGCACGCCATCCAGTCGGAACTCGGCCATGTGCCGCAGGAGTGCGTCGCGCAGCTCGCCGACGAACTCAACCTGTCCCGGGCGGACGTGCACGGGGTGGTCTCCTTCTACCACGACTTCCGCCGCGAACCGGCGGGCCGCACCACCGTGCGCATCTGCCGGGCCGAAGCCTGTCAGGCCCTCGGCGCGGACGCCCTGGTGGCCTGTGCCCGCGACCGGGTCGGCCTCGCACCGGGGGAGACGGCGGCGGACGGCTCGGTCACCGTGGAACAGGTCTTCTGCCTCGGCAACTGCGCGCTGGGGCCGTCCATCCAGGTGAACGACGCCCTGCACGGGCGAGTGAGCGTGGACCGCCTGCGCTCGATCCTCGACGAGGCGGTGTCGCCGTGA
- a CDS encoding NADH-quinone oxidoreductase subunit NuoF, with product MASNSPVTVYVPRDSAARSVGADAVADALRQAAAGRDRPVEVVRNGSRGMLWLEPLVEVATPAGRVGYGPVAPSDVEGLLSAGLLDGGDHPLRRGVVDELPWLARQKRVTFARIGITDPLSTDDYLCHGGLAGLRRALELPRAEVIAEVTESGLRGRGGAGFPAGVKWKTVSECSDELKFVCCNADEGDSGTFADRMVMEGDPFMLIEGMTIAAHAVGAREGYVYIRSEYPDAVATMRAAIDIARGNNWLGERILGSDLTFDLHIRVGAGAYICGEETSMLESLEGKRGMVRSKPPIPALEGLFGKPTVVNNVLTLATVPVIMARGAKAYQELGVQRSRGTQVFQLGGNIARGGIVETAFGVTLRELVEDYGGGTLSGRPVRTVQVGGPLGAYLPASMFDLPMDYEAFAEAGAMLGHGGVVVFDDTVDMAAQARFAMEFCAAESCGKCTPCRVGSVRGVEVIDRIVAGEDRDGNLALLEDLCELMTDGSLCAMGGLTPMPVRSAITHFSDDFLARDAHAAARTARTSGARTEDTA from the coding sequence ATGGCTTCCAACTCTCCGGTGACGGTGTACGTCCCCCGCGACTCGGCGGCACGCTCCGTGGGAGCCGACGCGGTCGCGGACGCCCTCCGACAGGCCGCCGCCGGCCGGGACCGGCCGGTCGAAGTGGTGCGCAACGGCTCCCGCGGCATGCTCTGGCTGGAGCCGCTCGTAGAGGTGGCGACACCTGCCGGCCGGGTCGGCTACGGTCCGGTGGCCCCGTCGGACGTGGAGGGCCTGCTCTCCGCGGGCCTACTCGACGGCGGGGACCATCCGCTGCGGCGCGGCGTCGTGGACGAACTGCCCTGGCTGGCCCGGCAGAAGCGGGTCACGTTCGCCAGGATCGGGATCACCGACCCCCTCTCCACCGACGACTACCTGTGCCACGGCGGCCTCGCCGGGCTGCGTCGCGCGCTGGAGCTGCCGCGCGCCGAGGTGATCGCCGAGGTCACCGAGTCCGGCCTGCGCGGCCGGGGCGGCGCGGGATTCCCGGCCGGCGTCAAGTGGAAGACCGTCTCCGAGTGCTCCGACGAGCTGAAGTTCGTCTGCTGCAACGCCGACGAGGGCGACAGCGGGACCTTCGCGGACCGCATGGTCATGGAGGGCGACCCGTTCATGCTGATCGAGGGCATGACGATCGCCGCGCACGCGGTCGGGGCACGTGAGGGCTACGTCTACATCCGCTCGGAATACCCCGACGCGGTGGCCACGATGCGCGCCGCGATCGACATCGCGCGCGGGAACAACTGGCTCGGAGAGCGGATCCTCGGCTCCGACCTCACCTTCGACCTGCACATCCGGGTCGGCGCCGGCGCGTACATCTGCGGCGAGGAGACCTCCATGCTGGAGAGCCTGGAGGGCAAGCGCGGCATGGTCCGCTCCAAGCCGCCCATCCCCGCGCTGGAGGGACTCTTCGGCAAGCCGACCGTGGTCAACAACGTCCTCACCCTCGCCACCGTGCCGGTGATCATGGCGCGCGGCGCGAAGGCCTACCAGGAACTCGGCGTGCAGCGCTCGCGCGGCACCCAGGTCTTCCAGCTCGGCGGCAACATCGCGCGCGGGGGCATCGTGGAGACGGCGTTCGGCGTCACCCTGCGCGAGCTGGTCGAGGACTACGGCGGCGGCACGCTCTCCGGACGCCCGGTGCGCACGGTGCAGGTCGGCGGACCGCTGGGCGCCTACCTGCCGGCCTCCATGTTCGACCTGCCGATGGACTACGAGGCGTTCGCCGAGGCCGGCGCGATGCTCGGCCACGGCGGCGTCGTGGTCTTCGACGACACCGTGGACATGGCCGCGCAGGCCCGCTTCGCGATGGAGTTCTGCGCCGCCGAGTCGTGCGGCAAGTGCACGCCCTGCCGCGTCGGTTCGGTACGGGGGGTCGAGGTGATCGACCGGATCGTGGCGGGCGAGGACCGCGACGGCAACCTCGCCCTGCTCGAAGACCTCTGCGAGCTGATGACCGACGGTTCGCTGTGCGCCATGGGCGGGTTGACGCCGATGCCGGTGCGCAGCGCCATCACACACTTCTCTGACGACTTCCTCGCCCGCGACGCACACGCGGCGGCGCGCACCGCGCGGACGAGCGGCGCGAGGACGGAGGACACGGCATGA
- the fdhF gene encoding formate dehydrogenase subunit alpha, whose translation MTLLKEPDFGTPERPGEPTVSVEVDGLPVAVPEGTSVMRAAALAGIDIPKLCATDSLDAFGSCRLCVVEIDGRRGTPASCTTPAADGMRVRTQTPKVEKLRQGVMELYLSDHPLDCLTCPANGDCELQDMAGVVGLRQVRYGYEGENHLDAEADRSNPYFDFDPSKCIVCSRCVRACGEVQGTFALTIEGRGFDSKVSPGAGELFMDSECVSCGACVQACPTSTLQERSVVELGMPTRSVVTTCAYCGVGCSFKAELRGDELVRMVPYKDGGANEGHSCVKGRFAFGYATHPDRVLKPMVRERITDPWREVEWEEAIRTVARGMRSIQERHGSGAIGAITSSRCTNEEVYVVQKMVRAAFGNNNVDTCARVCHSPTGYGLKQTFGESAGTQDFRSVAQADVIVVIGANPTDGHPVFASRMKRRLREGARLVVIDPRRIDLVRSPHIEAAHHLQLTPSTNVAVINAMAHVVVTEDLVDKSFVADRCEGFAEWAEFVSRPENSPEATESITRVPSEELRAAARLYARAPNGAIYYGLGVTEHSQGSTMVMGMANLAMACGNIGRDGVGVNPLRGQNNVQGSCDMGSFPHEFTGYRHVSDDAVRTVFEDLWGRTILAEPGLRIPNMFDAAIDGSFRGLFVHGEDIAQSDPNLKHVTAALEAMELVVVQDLFLNETAKFAHVFLPGASFLEKDGTFTNAERRVNRVRAVMKPKTGKHEWQIVCEIAAAMGYPMEYDHPGQIMDEIAQVTPTFRGISYASLDKLGSIQWPCNEEAPEGTPTMHVDEFVRGKGRFVVTTYLPTNERTTSRFPLVLTTGRILSQYNVGAQTRRTGNVAWHPEDLLELHPHDAEVRGIGDGDMVTLTSRVGETTLRARVSDRMPPGVVYTTFHHPVTGANVVTTENSDWATNCPEYKVTAVQVGLAHPLAGRAADRVQDDRHAVVD comes from the coding sequence ATGACCCTTCTCAAGGAACCCGACTTCGGAACCCCCGAAAGGCCCGGGGAGCCGACCGTGTCGGTCGAAGTGGACGGACTGCCCGTCGCGGTCCCCGAGGGCACGTCGGTGATGCGCGCGGCGGCGCTCGCCGGCATCGACATACCCAAGCTGTGCGCCACCGACAGCCTCGACGCGTTCGGATCGTGCCGGCTGTGCGTCGTGGAGATCGACGGACGCAGGGGCACCCCGGCGTCCTGCACCACGCCGGCCGCCGACGGCATGCGGGTGCGCACCCAGACGCCCAAGGTGGAGAAGCTGCGCCAGGGCGTCATGGAGCTGTACCTCTCCGACCACCCGCTGGACTGCCTGACCTGCCCGGCCAACGGCGACTGCGAGTTGCAGGACATGGCCGGCGTCGTCGGGCTGCGCCAGGTCCGGTACGGGTACGAGGGCGAGAACCACCTGGACGCCGAAGCCGACCGGAGCAACCCGTACTTCGACTTCGACCCGTCCAAGTGCATCGTCTGCTCCCGCTGCGTGCGGGCCTGCGGCGAGGTGCAGGGCACCTTCGCGCTGACCATCGAGGGCCGCGGATTCGACTCCAAGGTCTCGCCCGGCGCGGGCGAGCTGTTCATGGACTCCGAGTGCGTCTCGTGCGGCGCGTGCGTCCAGGCCTGCCCGACGTCGACGCTCCAGGAGCGGTCGGTCGTCGAACTCGGCATGCCGACCCGCTCGGTCGTCACGACCTGCGCGTACTGCGGCGTCGGCTGCTCGTTCAAGGCAGAGCTGCGCGGTGACGAACTGGTCCGGATGGTGCCCTACAAGGACGGCGGGGCGAACGAGGGGCACTCCTGTGTGAAGGGCCGCTTCGCCTTCGGCTACGCGACCCACCCCGACCGCGTCCTCAAGCCCATGGTCCGGGAGAGGATCACCGACCCGTGGCGCGAGGTCGAGTGGGAGGAGGCCATCCGCACGGTCGCCCGGGGGATGCGCTCCATCCAGGAGCGCCACGGCTCCGGCGCGATCGGCGCCATCACCTCCTCGCGCTGCACCAACGAGGAGGTCTACGTCGTCCAGAAGATGGTGCGCGCGGCCTTTGGCAACAACAACGTCGACACCTGCGCCCGGGTCTGCCACTCCCCGACGGGATACGGGCTGAAGCAGACCTTCGGCGAGTCGGCCGGCACACAGGACTTCCGCTCGGTGGCCCAGGCCGACGTGATCGTGGTGATCGGCGCCAACCCCACCGACGGCCATCCGGTCTTCGCCTCGCGGATGAAGCGCCGGCTGCGCGAGGGCGCCCGACTCGTCGTGATCGACCCGCGCCGCATCGACCTGGTGCGCTCGCCGCACATCGAGGCGGCACACCACCTCCAGCTCACCCCGAGCACCAACGTCGCCGTCATCAACGCCATGGCGCACGTGGTGGTCACCGAGGACCTGGTCGACAAGTCCTTCGTGGCGGACCGCTGCGAAGGGTTCGCGGAATGGGCGGAGTTCGTCTCCCGCCCGGAGAACAGCCCGGAGGCCACCGAGTCCATCACCCGTGTGCCCTCCGAGGAGCTGAGGGCCGCCGCCCGGCTGTACGCGCGGGCGCCCAACGGGGCCATCTACTACGGGCTCGGCGTCACCGAGCACAGCCAGGGCTCCACCATGGTCATGGGGATGGCGAACCTGGCGATGGCGTGCGGCAACATCGGCCGCGACGGCGTCGGCGTCAACCCGCTGCGCGGGCAGAACAACGTGCAGGGCTCGTGCGACATGGGTTCCTTCCCGCACGAGTTCACCGGCTACCGCCATGTCTCCGACGACGCGGTACGCACCGTCTTCGAGGACCTGTGGGGCCGCACGATCCTCGCCGAGCCCGGACTGCGGATCCCCAACATGTTCGACGCGGCGATCGACGGCTCCTTCCGCGGTCTGTTCGTGCACGGCGAGGACATCGCCCAGTCCGACCCGAACCTCAAGCACGTCACCGCCGCGCTCGAAGCCATGGAACTGGTCGTGGTGCAGGACCTCTTCCTCAACGAGACGGCCAAGTTCGCCCATGTCTTCCTGCCGGGTGCCTCCTTCCTGGAGAAGGACGGCACGTTCACCAACGCCGAACGCCGGGTCAACCGGGTGCGCGCGGTGATGAAGCCGAAGACCGGCAAGCACGAGTGGCAGATCGTCTGCGAGATCGCCGCCGCCATGGGCTACCCCATGGAGTACGACCACCCGGGCCAGATCATGGACGAGATCGCCCAGGTCACCCCGACCTTCCGCGGTATCTCCTACGCCTCCCTGGACAAGCTCGGCAGCATCCAGTGGCCGTGCAACGAGGAGGCGCCGGAGGGCACGCCGACCATGCACGTGGACGAATTCGTCCGCGGCAAGGGGAGGTTCGTGGTCACCACCTATCTGCCGACCAACGAACGGACCACCTCCCGCTTCCCGCTCGTCCTGACCACGGGGCGCATCCTGAGCCAGTACAACGTCGGGGCGCAGACCCGCCGTACCGGCAACGTGGCCTGGCACCCCGAGGACCTGCTGGAACTGCACCCGCACGACGCCGAGGTGCGCGGCATCGGCGACGGCGACATGGTGACGCTGACCAGCCGCGTCGGAGAGACGACCCTGCGGGCCCGGGTGTCCGACCGGATGCCGCCGGGGGTCGTCTACACGACCTTCCACCATCCGGTGACCGGCGCCAACGTGGTGACCACGGAGAACTCGGACTGGGCGACCAACTGCCCGGAGTACAAGGTGACCGCCGTGCAGGTCGGGCTCGCCCACCCGCTCGCCGGGCGCGCCGCCGATCGGGTCCAGGACGACCGGCACGCGGTGGTGGACTGA
- a CDS encoding formate dehydrogenase subunit delta: MANDIAAAFGHLPDEQAAEAVAGHIQRFWDPRMRARLAEFVDGGAEGLSPVIVAALRPAGRTDGTAGD, encoded by the coding sequence ATGGCGAACGACATCGCCGCGGCCTTCGGGCACCTGCCGGACGAGCAGGCCGCCGAGGCGGTCGCGGGACACATCCAGCGGTTCTGGGACCCGAGGATGCGCGCGAGGCTGGCCGAGTTCGTCGACGGGGGAGCGGAGGGACTGTCCCCCGTGATCGTCGCCGCGCTGAGGCCGGCCGGACGGACGGACGGGACCGCCGGCGACTGA
- a CDS encoding 2-dehydropantoate 2-reductase, protein MKIAVLGAGAIGAYVGAALHRGGAEVHLIARGDHLRAMRADGVRVLSARGDFVARPHATDDPAEIGPVDYVFLGLKAHSYPSCGPLIKPLLADHTAVVAGQNGIPWWYFHQLAGPYEGRRVEAVDPDGATSAVLPPERAIGCVVYPATVVESPGVIRHLEGTRFSLGEPGGQVSERCTALSQALIAGGLKAPVEPNLRDDIWIKLMGNVVFNPLSALTRATMAEICRHTQTRRLVVQLMEETLHIAARVGSTPDISIEKRLRGAEGVGHHKTSMLQDLEAGKPLELDAIVTAVVELADITGAEAPTLRAVHAATDLLAQCSTQGGTARNGATTGAVPA, encoded by the coding sequence TACGTCGGGGCGGCTCTGCACCGGGGCGGCGCCGAGGTGCATCTGATCGCCCGCGGTGATCATCTGCGGGCCATGCGGGCCGACGGGGTACGGGTGCTGAGCGCCCGCGGTGACTTCGTCGCCCGGCCGCACGCCACGGACGACCCGGCCGAGATCGGTCCGGTCGACTACGTCTTCCTCGGGCTGAAGGCCCACTCCTACCCGTCGTGCGGGCCGCTCATCAAGCCGCTGCTCGCCGACCACACGGCCGTCGTGGCCGGTCAGAACGGCATTCCGTGGTGGTACTTCCACCAGCTCGCCGGGCCCTACGAGGGCCGGCGGGTGGAGGCGGTCGACCCGGACGGCGCCACCAGTGCCGTCCTGCCGCCGGAGAGGGCCATCGGCTGCGTCGTGTATCCGGCGACCGTCGTCGAATCCCCCGGAGTGATCCGGCATCTGGAGGGCACCCGGTTCTCTCTCGGCGAGCCCGGGGGCCAGGTCTCCGAGCGTTGCACGGCGTTGAGCCAGGCCCTGATCGCCGGCGGGCTGAAGGCCCCGGTCGAGCCGAACCTGCGCGACGACATCTGGATCAAGCTGATGGGCAACGTCGTGTTCAACCCGCTCAGCGCGCTCACCAGGGCGACGATGGCCGAGATCTGCCGGCACACCCAAACCCGGCGCCTGGTCGTCCAGTTGATGGAGGAGACCCTCCACATCGCGGCACGGGTGGGCAGTACACCGGACATATCGATCGAGAAGCGGCTGCGCGGCGCCGAGGGGGTCGGACACCACAAGACCTCGATGCTCCAGGACCTGGAGGCCGGCAAGCCACTCGAACTCGACGCCATCGTGACGGCGGTGGTGGAACTCGCCGACATCACCGGCGCGGAGGCGCCCACGCTGCGCGCCGTCCACGCGGCCACCGACCTGCTGGCACAGTGCAGTACGCAGGGCGGCACCGCACGGAACGGCGCCACTACGGGAGCCGTACCCGCCTGA